A window of the Micrococcales bacterium genome harbors these coding sequences:
- a CDS encoding fibronectin type III domain-containing protein yields MTWSPPASDGGAAISKYTVTASPGGATCATGGTGCTVPGLTNGQAYTFTVVATNAAGDGPPSAATA; encoded by the coding sequence GTGACCTGGTCCCCGCCTGCCAGCGACGGCGGCGCGGCCATCTCCAAGTACACGGTGACCGCCTCACCGGGCGGTGCGACGTGCGCCACCGGGGGTACGGGCTGCACGGTGCCCGGGCTGACCAACGGTCAGGCCTACACCTTCACAGTGGTCGCCACGAACGCCGCTGGCGACGGTCCGCCGAGCGCGGCGACCGCCTGA